In a single window of the Equus quagga isolate Etosha38 chromosome 7, UCLA_HA_Equagga_1.0, whole genome shotgun sequence genome:
- the ZC3H7A gene encoding zinc finger CCCH domain-containing protein 7A produces MSSVSEERRKRQQNIKEGLQFIQSPLSYPGTQEQYAVYLRALVRNLFNEGNDVYRECDWNSSLSQYTEALNIADYAKSEEILIPKEIIEKLHINRIACYSNMGFHDKVLEDCDTVLSLNATNCKALYRKSKALSDLGRYKEAYDAVAKCSLAVPQDEHVIKLTQELAQKLGFKIRKAYVRAELSLKSAPGDGAPKALNCSVEDIEPDLLTPRQEAVPVVSIPASSFSHQVGSELASVPIMSLSSILPLQVDESSLPSTVLANGGKIPFTMPEAFLDDGDMVLGDEIDDLLDSAPETNEAVMPSALVRGPLPTASVAPSIPFSASLLGTLPIGARYAPPPSFSELYPPLTSSLEDFCSSLNSFSMSESKRDLSTSTSREGTSLNSSNSALLLMNGPGSLFAPESFLGISSHPRNDFGNFFGSAVSKPPSSVTPRHPLEATHELRQACQICFVKSGPKLMDFTYHTNLDHKCKKDILIGRIKNVEDKSWKKIRPRPTKTNYEGPYYICKDVAAEEECRYSGHCTFAYCQEEIDVWTLERKGAFSREAFFGGNGKVHLTVFKLLQDHLGEFMFLCEKCFDHKPRMISKRNKDNSTSCSHPVTKHEFEDNKCLVHILRETTVKYSKIRSFHGLCQLDLCRHEVRYGCLREDECFYAHSLVELKVWILQNETGISHDAIAQESKRYWQNLEGNVPGAQVLGSQIMPGSLNMKIKFVCAQCLRNGQVIEPDKNRKYCSAKARHSWTKDRRAMRVMSIERKKWMNIRPLPTKKQMPLQFDLCNHIASGKKCQYVGNCSFAHSPEEREVWTYMKENGIQDMEQFYELWLKSQKNEKSDDVASQSNKENGKQIHMPTDYAEVTVDFHCWMCGKNCNSEKQWQGHISSEKHKEKVFHTEDDQYCWQHRFPTGYFSICDRYMNGTCTEGSSCKFAHGNAELHEWEERRDALKMKLNKARKDHLIAPNDNDFGKYSFLFKDLN; encoded by the exons gtatatTTACGGGCTCTGGTGAGAAATCTTTTTAATGAAGGAAACGATGTGTATCGGGAATGTGATTGGAACAGCTCGCTGAGCCAATACACAGAAGCTTTGAACATAGCTGATTATGCAAAGTCTGAAGAAATTTTAATccctaaagaaataattgaaaaactaCATATAAACCGTATTGCTTGCTATTCTAATATG GGTTTCCACGATAAAGTTTTAGAAGATTGCGATACAGTCCTCAGTTTAAATGCCACTAACTGCAAAGCTCTGTATCGGAAGTCGAAGGCTCTGAGTGACTTAGGAAGATACAAAGAGGCTTATGACGCTGTGGCCAAGTGCTCCTTAGCCGTGCCTCAG GATGAACATGTAATAAAACTAACTCAAGAACTAGCTCAGAAATTGGGattcaaaataagaaaagcatATGTTAGAGCCGAG CTCTCCTTAAAATCAGCTCCTGGAGATGGCGCTCCCAAG GCTTTGAACTGTTCTGTGGAAGATATTGAGCCAG ATTTATTAACTCCAAGGCAAGAAGCAGTTCCTGTTGTTTCTATACCTGCATCCAGTTTTTCTCACCAAGTTGGAAGTGAGCTGGCCTCAGTTCCTATTATGTCCTTAAGTTCTATTTTGCCACTGCAAGTGGACGAGAGCTCTCTGCCATCTACAGTGTTGGCAAACGGAGGAAAGATCCCCTTCACTATGCCGGAAGCTTTTTTAGATGATGGAGATATGGTCCTTGGAGATGAAATAGATGACCTCCTTGATTCTGCACCTGAAACTAATGAAGCCGTTATG cCATCTGCTTTAGTGAGAGGACCCCTTCCGACAGCCAGTGTCGCCCCTAGCATACCCTTTTCGGCGTCTCTGTTGGGCACCTTGCCCATTGGTGCGAGGTATGCTCCGCCACCCTCCTTCTCAGAGCTGTATCCACCTTTGACTTCATCCTTAGAAGATTTCTGTTCTTCTTTAAATTCGTTTTCGATGAGTGAATCCAAACGAG atctGTCCACCTCAACTTCTAGAGAGGGAACATCGCTTAACAGCAGTAACTCTGCCCTTTTACTT ATGAATGGACCAGGCAGTCTGTTTGCTCCTGAGAGTTTCTTGGGGATTTCAAGTCACCCTAGAAACGACTTTGGCAACTTCTTTGGAAGTGCAGTTTCCAAACCACCTTCGTCAGTGACCCCCAGACACCCCCTTGAAGCAACCCACGAACTGAGACAAGCTTGCCAGATCTGTTTTGTAAAATCAG gcCCTAAGTTAATGGATTTCACTTACCACACTAATCTAGATCATAAAtgtaagaaagatattttaattggTAGAATAAAGAATGTTGAAGATAAATCATGGAAAAAAATACGTCCAAgaccaacaaaaacaaattatgaaGGACCTTATTATATATGCAAAG ATGTGGCTGCTGAGGAGGAATGTAGGTATTCAGGCCACTGCACGTTTGCTTACTGCCAAGAAGAGATAGATGTCTGGACGCTAGAGCGGAAAGGGGCCTTCAGTCGAGAGGCCTTCTTTGGTGGCAACGGAAAGGTCCACCTCACCGTGTTCAAACTTCTCCAAGACCATCTGGGAGAATTCATGTTCCTCTGTGAG AAATGTTTTGATCATAAGCCTAGAAtgataagtaaaagaaataaagataattctACTTCTTGTTCTCACCCGGTTACAAAGCATGAGTTTGAAGACAATAA GTGCCTTGTCCACATTTTGCGAGAGACAACAGTAAAATACTCCAAAATACGTTCTTTTCATGGTCTGTGTCAGCTTGATTTATGTCGCCATGAGGTTCGATACGGCTGTTTGAGGGAAGATGAGTGTTTTTATGCGCATAGTCTCGTAGAGTTGAAGGTCTGGATACTGCAGAATGAAACAG GTATCTCGCATGATGCTATCGCTCAAGAATCTAAACGGTATTGGCAGAATTTGGAAGGAAACGTTCCTGGAGCTCAG GTACTTGGCAGTCAAATAATGCCTGGATCTCTTAATATGAAGATAAAATTTGTGTGTGCTCAGTGTCTGAGAAATGGTCAAGTCATCGAGCcggacaaaaacagaaaatattgcaGTGCAAAAGCAAGACATTC GTGGACCAAAGATCGTCGTGCGATGAGAGTGATGTCTATTGAACGTAAGAAGTGGATGAACATCCGTCCTCTCCCCACAAAGAAACAAATGCCTTTACAGTTTGAT CTGTGCAATCATATTGCTTCTGGGAAAAAGTGTCAGTATGTTGGAAACTGTTCCTTTGCTCATAGTCCTGAGGAGCGTGAAGTGTGGACTTACATGAAAGAGAATGGGA tacAAGATATGGAGCAGTTTTATGAACTCTGGCTCAAGagtcaaaaaaatgaaaaaagtgatgATGTAGCTAGTCAGTCAAACAAGGAAAACGGAAAACAGATTCACATGCCGACAGATTACGCCGAGGTCACC GTGGACTTTCACTGCTGGATGTGTGGGAAGAACTGTAACAGCGAGAAGCAGTGGCAAGGCCACATCTCCTCGGAGAAGCACAAAGAGAAGGTTTTCCACACCGAAGACGACCAGTACTGCTGGCAGCACCGCTTTCCAACAGGATATTTTAGTATTTGTGATAG GTATATGAATGGTACCTGCACGGAAGGAAGCAGCTGTAAATTTGCACACGGAAATGCTGAACTTCACgagtgggaggaaagaagagatgcCCTAAAGATGAAGCTcaacaaagcaagaaaagatCACTTAATTGCCCCAAACGATAAtgactttggaaaatatagttttttgtttaaagatttaaaCTAA